Part of the Aquimarina sp. TRL1 genome, TTCAGTCATTTCTTCTTCAGAAACTTCATCCATTTCTCCTTCTACCATCGCTACAGAATCAGCCGATGCCCCAACCATAAGATCGATATCTGCTTTTTCTAATTGCTCTCTGCTTGGATTGATAACAAATGCTCCATCAATTCTAGCAACACGAACTTCAGAAATAGGGGTTTCAAAAGGAATATCAGATAGCTGAAGTGCAGTAGAAGCAGCTAATCCTGCTAATGCATCAGGCATCACATTTTCATCATGTGACATCAGCTGTATCATTACCTGAGTTTCTGAGTGATAATCTTTTGGAAACAATGGACGTAAAACACGATCCACTAATCTCATTGTTAAAATTTCTTCCGTACTAGGTCTTGCCTCTCTTTTAAAGAACCCTCCAGGATAACGTCCTGCAGCAGCAAATTTTTCTCTATAATCAACAGTTAAAGGAAGGAAATCTACTGTACCATCTTCATAAGAAGAAACAACAGTACATAGTAGCATAGCATTTCCCATTTTAACAACAACAGACCCATGAGCTTGTTTTGCTAATTTTCCGGTTTCGAGGGAGATTTCTCTTCCATCTCCTAAGTCGATAACCTCTTTATACACTTTTGGAATCATATATTTTTTTGATTCAGCCTGTCTATGTTTACAGGCTTAATTAAACATTGGTTTTTTCCGTCTTTCTTTGGCGGACAAGGTTGTGTTGTTGTGGTTGTTGTTTGTACCAATGAAAAACCAAGGCGTTTATTTGTGTTTTTTGTCTTTTTTAAAAAAACAAAAACCTTTGAAATTTATTATATATAAGTCAATTATAAATTGACGTATAATCAAAAAGAGAGGCGCGCAGCCTCTCTCTTGTTCTTTATTTTCTTAAACCTAATTCTTTTACAATCGCACGATATCTCATGATATCTTTCTTCTTTAGGTAATCAAGTAGATCTCTTCGCTTACCTACTAACTTTACTAGAGAACGCTCAGTGTTAAAATCTTTTCTGTTCTTTTTTAAGTGCTCGGTTAAGTGAGTAATTCTGTAGGTAAATAAAGCGATTTGACCTTCTGCAGATCCTGTATCTGCTTTTCCTTTACCGTGTTTTGCGAAAATCTCTTCTTTCGTTTCTTTTGTTAAATACATTCCAATATTAGTTTTAATGATTTTTATGTATAATAAAATATCTATTATTAGCTGGCAAATATAATACTTTTTGAATTACTAATACTTTTTGAATAAAAAAAACGTTTTTTATTTAAACCTTTTCTATTCCCCTGAGTCTTAAATGAGTAACAATAAAATTAAATGATTATGAGAAATTGGTTTTTTAAATTCGGAATTGTAATAGCTTTCTTAGGAGTTATTGGGTGTAGTGATGATGATGCTAAAACGACAGATGAAACCGTTACGATCGATGAGGCAGCTTTGACTGCAAAGGTTGATAATGGTATAGAAGTTATTAGTGATATCGTATTGCAGGGGTTCGAAGGGCAGCCACAAAAAGAGAAAACATATAAAGGAGGATGGGGACTTCCTGATTGTGTGACAGTATCTATAGAGTTGACCAGTACGTCAAAAAAAATGGTCATGGATTTTGGGACAGAGGGTTGTGAAGTTAGAAATGGTCATGTGCTAAAAGGAAAAATGTTGATGTCTTATGGATTGGATCTGGAAGCAAAGACGATTGTTATAATGTATAGCTTTGAAGATTTTTATGTAGATGGTACTCAGTTTGTAGGATCTAAAACAATTACAAGGCAAAGAGAAAATGAGAATGGGAATCCACAATATACTATGGAGATGGATGTGACGATGATTTTTGAAGACGGAACGCAAGCTTCCAGAATAGGGACTAAGAAAAGAGAATGGATAGAAGGTGCTTATAATGGAAATTGGGGAGATAATGTTTTTGAGATTACGGGCGCATGGGAAACTAATTTTGCAGATGGAACTAAAAATAGTACTACGATTACGACTCCACTTAGAAGAGAGGCAAGTTGTAGATTTATTGTTAGTGGTGTAATGGAATTAGTGCGAGGAGAGCGAAGTGGAACTTTGGATTATGGAGATGGTAGCTGTGATAATAAAGCCATATTTACCAATGCAGATGGAGAAGAAAAAGAAATTATTTTGTAGAAAGAAAAATAGGCATTGAATATAAATAAAAAGGTTCCGAGTTTTTATTCGGAACCTTTTTTATAGTGTACTTTTATCTTAAAAGTCTTAATTAGTTTTGACTTAGTGGTCTGTTTAATACCAAATCCAGATATAAGTTAATTTTTTTCTTTAATTCATGTCTAGGGGTGATAAAATCTAAGAATCCATGTTCTAACAGGAATTCAGAAGTTTGAAAGCCTTCTGGAAGTTCCTTTCCGGTAGTGTCTCTTACTACGCGTGGACCAGCAAATCCAATAAGTGCTCCGGGTTCTGCAATGTTAATATCTCCTAACATAGCGAATGAAGCAGTAGTTCCTCCTGTTGTCGGGTCTGTACATAGTGAAATGTATGGAATTCCTGCATCTGCTAACTGAGCAAGTCTGGCAGAAGTTTTAGCTAGCTGCATTAAGGAAAGCGCAGCTTCCATCATTCTGGCACCTCCTGATTTGGAGATGATAAGCAGTGGAATGTTGTTTTTTAATGAGTGATCAGCAGCACGAGCGATTTTTTCACCAACAACACTTCCCATTGAACCTCCAATAAAAGCAAAATCCATACAAGCGATCACCAAATCATTACCATTGGATTTTCCTACGGCTGTTCTTACAGCATCTTTTAGGTTTGTTTTCTTTTGTGCTTCTTTTAATCGATCTGGGTATTTCTTTTTGTCTTCGAATTTAAGAGGATCTTTAGAAGTTAAGTTTTTGTCTAACTCTTCAAAATTGTTATCGTCAAATAATATTTCGAAATATTCTTTACTTCCTATTCTTACGTGGTATCCATCCTCCGGACTAACATAGAAGTTTTTTTCTAGCTGTTCTGCATCTACAATTTTTCCTGTAGGAGATTTGTACCAAAGTCCTTTAGGAACATCTTTTTTGTCTTCTGTAGCGGTTTGTATCCCTTTTTGCGTTCTCTTAAACCAAGCCATAATTTAGTATATTAAAAAAGCTGAAACTTTTTTTAGTTTGTTTAAAAAAAAGTTTCAGCTTGGTTTATTGTTTTATAATGTATTCACATTATTAAGATCTTCAAAAGCTTTTTTCAGGCGATTCGTAAAAGTAACTTCTCCTTCTCTTAGCCATTTTCTCGGATCATAATATTTCTTGTTTGGTTCTTCCGGACCATCCGGGTTTCCAATCTGAGTTTTTAAATACTCTATTTTATTATTCATATAATCCCTAATTCCTTCATTATATGCAAATTGAAGGTCGGTGTCTATATTCATTTTTATAACTCCATAACCAATTGCTTCTCTGATTTCTTCTAGCGAAGAACCACTTCCACCATGGAATACGAAGTCAATATGATTGTTTTCTACACCGTATTTATCAGCAATAAATTCTTGAGAATTTTTTAAGATTTTTGGTGTGAGTTTTACATTTCCAGGTTTGTAAACTCCATGGACATTTCCAAAAGCAGCGGCAACGGTGAAACGAGGACTCACTTTACTTAGCTCTTCATATGCATAAGCAACTTCTTCTGGCTGAGTGTATAATTTAGAGTCGTCAACATCAGTGTTGTCTACTCCGTCTTCTTCTCCTCCTGTGATTCCCAATTCAATTTCCAGGGTCATCCCCATTTTACTCATACGCTCCAGATATTGCTTACAGATCTCTATGTTTTCTTCCAGTGGTTCTTCTGATAAGTCAATCATGTGAGAACTGTATAGCGGCTTTCCAGTTTCTTTATAAAACTGTTCTCCGGCATCTAATAAACCATCGATCCATGGTAATAATTTTTTTGCACAATGATCCGTGTGCAAAATTACAGGGACATTATATGCTTCTGCAAGTAAATGTACGTGTTTCGCTCCTGCAACAGCTCCTGCTATTGCTGATTTTTGGTTTTCATTAGACAATCCTTTTCCGGCGTTAAACTGTGCCCCTCCGTTAGAGAATTGAATAATTACCGGGGAGTTTAGTTCAGCAGCGGTTTCTAAAACAGCATTGATAGAACTAGAACCAATTACATTTACTGCTGGTAAAGCATAATTGTTGGCTTTAGCATGTTTAAAAACTTCTTGAACCTGATCTCCCGTTACAACTCCTGGTTTGATGTTGTGACTCATAATTTAGTTTTGGTTTATAAGCTTACAAAAATAATAAAATTATAATGAAAGCATGATACGTATATAAAAAGCTTATGTGTTATAAATGCTGTTGTTTGTTTTCGAATCCAAAGTGCTAAAAAGGGTAATTGATACCGACATTATATACTGCTTTTGAAAAATTATATCCTTTAAACCATCTTTGGTCTTCATTATTTGCGGGGTTAAAGGTCTTAAATCCTAAATCAAAACGCAACACAAAAAAGTCAAAATCGTAACGAAGCCCTAAACCACTTCCTACCGCAATATCCTGTAAGTTGTCAATCTTGGAAAAGATAGCTTCTTCTTTTTCTACACTATCCTCTACGTTCCAGATGTTTCCTGCATCGATAAAAAAGGCTCCTTTAAGGGCTCCTAAAATAGTATATCGATATTCGAGGTTAAAGGCTAGTTTCATATTAGCTTCATTAAATTCACTGGTGCTTTGACTGGTTCCGGGACCTAGCCGGTAAGCTAACCATGCTCTATTGTCATTAGGACCTCCGGCAAAAAAACTTCGAGCAAAAGGAATGCTGTTAGCATTTCCGTAGGGAATAGCGATTCCTCCAAAAGCCCGAAAGGCAATTACTTTATTATTATTGGGGCTAATCGACCAATGTTTAATATAGCTGGTTTCTGCTTTGGCGTATTGCGAAAATTCTACTCCAAATATTTCAAAACGTTCATTGTCATTTTTAGTGAGCCCTGAAGCATTAGAAATGGTCTGGAGAACATTACCAGCAAGCTCAAATTTGAATCGCCAGCGGTAGTAATCCTCATCGTGTAATCCGTTTTTAGTGTTTTTGGCAATGGTGTAACTGGAGGCAAATATCAAGTTGTCTTCAGTGAGTCTTTCTTTTCTTTCTCCAATGTTTTGCACTTCCTGTTTGTCATTGTCACTTAAGCCTGTCAGGTTTGTGTTGTCTGAGTTCGCCGTAAGGATAAAATGATTGGCTCCATCGGGAATTGTTAGGTCGTTATCTGGAGTGAAAATTTGAGTGTTGTCCCGATTTGCATTGAAATAGGTTTCATCATTTTTGGCGAAAAAGTTTAATTGGTCATAGGAATTACTATAAACATTAAAATAATTACTGTTATTAAGGTTTCTTACATATTGTATGTTTACTAAATCTATTTGATTGTTGATGCTTTTGCTGGGGCGCCATATGTAATTGAATATACCGGATGCATTTTGCTTATCTAAACCGATGTTTTTTTGAATACTCATACCAAAAACAAGGTTAGTGGTGGGGGACATGTATTTTCTGATAATCCCACTGGTTTTTATAGGGAATAGTATTTTTGGGAAAGATAATCTCAGATCTGTTTGTACTTCTGAGATATTAAAAAAAGTATCATCGGTATCTACAGAAGCATCTTTAGAGGAGCCAATACTTCCTCTTGCAGATAATTCCAGTGTTTCTGCACCTCTAAAAACATTTCTGATCAGGAAAGATCCTCCAAAACCAATACCAAAAGCCTGAATAGAAGAGGTAGATACGTCAAACTCTATATTAGTACTGTATTTTTTCTTTGGTGTAAGTAATACATTTGCAATTAGACTGCTTCCGCTAGGGTCATTTGGGTCAAGTGAATATCGGATGTTTGGATATTTGAATGTTTTTAAGTTACTGATCTGGTTGTATGTCAAAGTTCTGTCAATATCTCGGAATATCTCTCCGGGAGTAATAAGTACAGAATTGGTAATTGCTTTTCGGGTATATCGCAATTTATCATAACTATAGATATTGTATCCTTTGTATTGGACAGTGTCTTTTGGGGTAAGATTTCTGTATTGGTATTTGTAGTCAGTGAAAATATTTACCTTACTGATTTTGTGAATTTTGAAAGGGATTTTTCTGGAGGAATTGCCATGAGTTACCTGCCGGTTATTAATTAACAGGTTTAAGTTTACCTTGTGGTTGGTGTTTACAGTGTCAGCATCGAATTTGATGAATTCCTTTTCGAAATTATAAAGCCCTGAGTTTCTGAAGAAAGAAGTAAGTCGTTCTCTTTCGGTTTCAACATCTTTTGTTTTGTACTGTTTTCCTGAAACTATTTTCGATTGGTTTTTAGTCGACTGATATAGGGAATCTGCGATAGGAGACTCGATTTTTGCTTGTATAGAGTCTAGGAAATAAGGTTGTCCCGGTGACATAAAATAAGAGATATTTGCTCTTTGTTTCTCTTTTTTAGATATTGAGTAATCTGTTTTTATGTTGAACCACCCGTGATTCCAGTAGTACGATTCTAGTTTTTTTAAGGAACGTTTTATTTTAGAACTATCTATAATAGTAGGGGGTTCTCCGGTTCTTTTAAGCCAATTATTGAAGCCAGTGTAACTCTCTCGTAGTCTGTTGACTTGTTTCTGAGAGATAAATTCAGCTAATTTTTTTTCTCTGTTCGGTTTTTTGTATAGCCATTGATTGAATAAAGAATCAGGATTTTTCGCTGCCGAATTATAAATGTGTAGCCGGAAGGGGATTCCTAATATTTTTTCGTTTGGTGTTTGGTATAATTGATTGTATAAAGATGACTTATTAGTTTTTATACTGTCTTCAAAAATTTCATTCTTGGATAATAAAAAATCATCCTCCGGGATATTTTTAATTGCACTACAAGAGATGAAAAAAATAAATGTTACAGATATAAATAATATTTTTGTCAGGATTTTTTTCAAGTTGTAATTATTATTTAGGTCAAAAATACACTAATATTTGTATGCTTAGCAAAAGCCAAAAGAAATTAATAAAAAGCTTATATCAAAAAAAGTACCGTAAACAACATAAGATGTTTGTTGTTGAGGGGAAAAAAGGGATTCAGGAGTTGTTACAGGCTAGATGGGAGTTACATGCACTGTATAGTACAGAAGAGAAATTTTTTGAGGTTCCTGCAGAGAAATTTTTTGCAGTAAGTGAGAATGAATTGAAACAAATAAGTTTTTTGACTACTCCGCAAGTAGCATTGGCTGTTTTTTATATGCCTGATGATGTAACGACATCTGGAAAAGGACTTGTAGTAGCATTAGATGATGTTCGTGATCCGGGAAACCTGGGGACAATTATCAGATTGTGTGACTGGTTTGGAGTGAGAGAGTTGGTGTGTTCGGAAAAGACAGTAGATTGCTTTAATCCTAAGGTAATTCAGGCTACTATGGGGTCTATTACACGGGTGTGTATTGTGTATTCGGATTTGCAGAAATATTTGAGTACGTGTGTTGATAGGGGGATTCCTGTGATGGGAGCCTTTATGGAAGGAGATAATGTATATAAGACAGAATTACCTGTTAATGGAGTGTTGGTGATGGGAAATGAAGCAAATGGCGTTTCTGAAGAGACGGAGAAAATTATTCGTCAAAAAATAGCAATTCCTCAGTTTGGTCAGGGACAAAAAACAGAGAGTCTAAATGTCGCAACAGCTACGGCTATTTTGCTAAGCGAGTTTAAACGTGGGGGTAATATATAGTATTTGATTATCGAGGTCTATAGGAGGGCAGAAACCTGTCTCGAAATTAATATTTATTTTTTGATAACTTCTCCGGTGTTTTATGCAGAGAGTTTTTTGCTTTTCATTGAAAAGTGAAATTGATAAAAATTCCCCTTGTCGACATCTTATCAATAGTAGAGGTGTAAGGACTATTAGGGTCGTTATCTCTTACAAGTTCGTCAGACATAGCAAAAACACCTCGAATTGATGGAGTGAATTTGAAATAATACAGGAAAAAATCAATACCAAAACCAATTTCGTAATAATTGGTGTTTGTAGTGGTTCTAAACTGATTAAGACTATTGTCGTCTGGATTATCTTCGTTACTGGATAAGTTGATAGAAGTAGAAATACCTCCGACAATAAAAGGTTTGAAATTGTTTAATCTTTTAGTGGATACTTTTAGTAACAAAGGAATATGAACGTAAGTAGACTTTACTTCTCTTGTAGATTCTGATAATGTAGTAAATTCAGGACCTGTATAGGTGAGGTTTCTTTGTGTAAAAGTAACCATTGGCTCCAGACGTAAATCTAAGTAATCATTAATCCGCATATTCCCAAGAAGTCCGACATTAAATCCTACTGTTTTATCTACCATGATGTCATTGGCAGAAGCATCCGCAGTATAATCAAAATCAAAGTTATAGCTGTTAAGACCCAAGATGTATCCCCAGCTTAATCTGGGTTTGTCAAAATTTTGGAGGTTTTGAACCTTTTCTTTAGAGAATAGTTGTGCACTGCTATTGTGGATGCAAAATAGAGTGGTAATGACGAAAAATAATCTTTTCATTTTCTTAAAGTTTTCTAAGCTATTCATTCAACCTCGAAAAATAATAAAAAGCCTGTTCTTTTAGTGTCTATTAAGGATTTATTATTTTCTTGCTGTGTAAATTGTTGCGACTCCCATTGTCTGAGGGATACTGTTAACTTCTATAAACCCAATTTTTCTCAAAATATTGTTGAACGTTTCTCCATGTGGGAAAACTGCTGCACTTTCACTTAGATATGAATAAGCAGATTTGTCTTTAGAAAAAATACGTCCTATGAGTGGAAGGATTTTGGATGTATAAAGCTTATATCCTTGCTTGTATGGGGTTTTTGTAGGGACAGAAGTTTCGAGTACCACAAAAATTCCTTTTGGTTTCAGAACTCTGAGAATCTCAGATAATCCCTTCTCTAAGTTTTCGAAATTTCGAACGCCAAAAGCTACAGTTATAGCATCAAAATGATTATCGGGGTATGGAAGATTTTCACTGTCTCCCTGAACCATCGAGATTGTGCTGTCTAATTTTTTTGCCTTGATTTTGTTTTTTCCAACAGAAAGCATTCCCGGAGAAATGTCAAGTCCAATAATTTCAGAAGCTCCTGTTTTGCACAGGTTAATGGCTAGGTCGCCAGTTCCTGTTGCTACATCCAGAATTCTTTCGGGAGAAATGCTTTTAACTAAATTAACAACTTTATTCCTCCATTTTATATCAATACCAAAAGAAATGACTCTGTTTAATCCATCATATGTATTAGAGATGGTGTCAAACATTTCGGTAACTTGTTCTTTTTTAGTTCTGTTAACGTCCTTGTATGGTGTTATTTTTTCTGACATTAAAAAAAATTTAGGCAAATATACATTTTTGAGTTTGATCGTAAGAATATATTGAGATGAACTTACAAGAATCAATTATTTTATCAGTTACCCAATTTACATTATCTTTGTTTTCTTTTGAAGATTGAGTACAGGGGATCGTTTTGTTTATTCCGGGAATGTACTCGTCTTATAATACACACTTGGAATGAGTAACAATATATTTAACAGATGAAAATTATTATTGCCGGAGCGGGTGAAGTAGGTTTTCATTTGGCGAAATTACTTTCGTATGAATCTCAGGATATTACGTTAATAGATACGAATAAGGACTGTCTTAATTACGCTGATACGCATCTTGATATTCGAGTTCTTAAGGGGGATGCTACTTCTATTTCTATTCTAAGAGAAGCAGGAGTAGAAAATGTAGATATGGTTATAGCAGTTACTGCTAGTGAAACTGTCAATATTACTGTTTGCGTTTTAGCAAAACAGTTGGGAGCTATGCGTACGATAGCGAGAATTTCTAATGCAGAATTTATAGAAAAGAAAGATGAGGTTGGGTTTATTAAGTTTGGAATTGATGAACTGATTTCACCAGAAGCATTAGCTGCCAGCGAAATAGAATTGTTGCTTAATCAATCAGCATTTAATGATAGTTATGAGTTTGAAGGGGGGGTGCTAACCATGTTTGGAACAGTACTTTCAGAATCAGCTCTTTTTGTAGGAAAAACCGTAAAGGAAGCTGCAGAGGTGTATCCGAAATTGCAATTTATGCCTATTGCAATACAACGTTCAGGAACTCAGTATACGATTATTCCCCGAGGAGATACAAAATTTAAGGAAGGAGATCAGGTGTATTTTGTGACCTCTATCGGAGGTGTTGAAGAATTATATAAGTTGACCGGGAAAGTGAAAGAGCAGGTGAGGAATGTTATGATTCTCGGAGGGAGTAAGATAGGATATAAGTCTTCTCGAGATTTGTGCGATCATAAATTCAGGGTGAAACTTATAGAGAAAAATAAAGAGAAAGCGTTCGATCTTGCAGATGAATTGCCGAATGCATTGATAATAAATGGAGATGGAAGGAATGTAGAGTTGTTAGAAGAGGAAGGGATCAGTGATATGGATGCCTTTATTGCTGTTACAGGAAATTCAGAAACTAATATTATGTCTTGTTTGGTAGCCAAGTCAAAAGGTGTTCGAAAGACGATTGCTTTGGTGGAAAATATGGATTACTTTCAATTGTCACACTCTATCGGAATTGATACCTTGATAAATAAAAAGTTATTAGCTGCAAATAACATTTTTAGGTTTATAAGAAAAGGAGAAGTGGTAGCAATGACCAAACTCAATAATATGAATGCAGAGCTTCTGGAATTTATTGTAAAACCTACTTCAGAAGTTTCTAATAATAGTATCAGGGATTTAGATTTTCCGAGATCCGCAATTATAGCAGGTGTAGTGAGAAATGGAGAAGGGATTATTCCTCAGGGGGATTTTTATATTCAGGCAGGAGACCGAATAGTAGTCTGTTGTTTGCCAAAATCTATTAAGAAAATAGAAAAGCTTTTTCTGTAAAACATGGCCAAATTAAACTATAAAATAATCTCTCATATAATGGGGCTTTTATTGCTCTGTAATGGAGGTTTTATGATGTTGTCAACAATCATTAGTTTTATTTATAAAGATGGAGTGACAATTGAAATTATGTTGGCGTCAATGGCGACAATGTTTATTGGTATTGTTTTGATGTTTTTGACTCGGGGTCACCAAAAGAAAATAAATAAAAGAGAAGGGTATATTGTGGTTACCTTTGGATGGATATTTATGTCGCTTAGCGGTTCACTTCCTTATTTGTTTTCCGGAGCAATTCCTTCTTTTACAAATGCCTTTTTCGAGACAATTTCGGGATATACTACAACAGGAGCTACAATTCTTAATAATATAGAAGCAATGCCTAAAGGAGTATTGTTTTGGAGAAGTCTTACGCATTGGATTGGAGGAATGGGGATTATTGTATTGGCAATAGCAATACTTCCGTTGTTAGGGATTGGAGGAATGCAGTTATTTGCAGCAGAAGCTCCAGGACCAAATACCGATAAATTACATCCAAGAATAACAGATACAGCAAAGCGATTGTGGTATATATATGTAGGATATACTGCGGCAGAAACCTTATTGCTTAAGTTGGCGGGGATGAGTTTTTTTGATGCGATTAATCATGCATTAAGTACATTGTCCACTGGAGGGTTTTCTACGAAAGATAAAAGTGTAGCATACTGGAATGATCAGCCAGTTATACAGTATATCATAATGTTATTTATGTTTCTGGCAGGGATGAATTTTGTTTTGAGTTATTTTGGTTTTAAAGGAAAACTGAATAAGATTTACAAAGATGAAGAGTTTAGATGGTATGTTATTTTTGTAACGTCTTTTACATTAATAGCGACGCTTATTATTTATTTCAAAGCTGATGTTTCTGTGTCTTCTATTGATCACCCTATGGTGTGGGGAGAAGCAGAAAGCTCATTTCGTCACGCATTGTTTCAGGTGTTATCGGTAATTACCACTACAGGTTTTGTATCGGCGGATTTTACGCTTTGGACTCCATTTCTCAAAGTGTTGTTTTTTGGGCTTATGTTTTTAGGAGGATCGGCAGGTTCTACCTCTGGAGGGATGAAAGTTGTTCGGCATTTAATAACGATTCGAAATGGAGTATTAGAGTTTAAACGAACATTACACCCTAATGCAATTTTACCGGTTCGTTATAATAAAAGAGCTGTCTCTAAAGAAATTGTATTTAATGTGATCGCCTTTTTTATACTGTACATGCTGGCCTTTATTATAGGGGCATTAGTGTTAGGTGCGTTGGGGATAGATTTCGAAACGGCTATTGGAGGAGCGGCTTCTTCTTTAGGAAATGTAGGACCGGCGTTTGGGGCGCTTAATCCTGTAAGTAATTTTGATGTGTTGCCATCGGTCGGAAAATGGTGGTGTTCCTTCCTGATGCTGATTGGTAGGTTAGAGTTGTTTACAGTCCTAATCTTACTAACTCCGTTTTTCTGGAGGAATCGTTAGAAGAAAGCAAATTTTACCAAGGTTGATAATGAGGAGTTAGATTCCATAATCTAGCTACCTTTTTAATGGTGTCTTTAACTTTTCCTGTTATGCTATTTAGATGTTCTTCTTCAATCAAAAAAACATCTAATATAGATTCATAATATGTAACGAAATTAGCGTCAAATTCTTTTTCTGGTCTCATATTTAGAATTTCTTCATCTGTCTTTTCCACTTTGAAGTTGTCTCTAAAAATTTCCAGCACATTTTTCTGAACAATACGTTCTTTTTCTAGAATATCCATCGTCATGGGGTTTTAAGTTGTTAAGAGTAAAAAAGACAATTTGTCTAAGTAGTTGAATGTAAATGATTCAACTCACTGGGGTAGAAAGGAAAGTTGTAATTTATATCTAAACGTAGTACGTAAATTAATATTGTACAAATTTAGTGAAAAAAACAAAAAAACCGCCATTTTTAACAAATGGCGGTTTTATCTATTTGAATGTCAGTATTTTTAGCTGATGGCTTCTTTTATTCTTTTTACTGCTTCTTTTATTTGGTCTGCGCTGGCAGCATAAGAGATACGAATACAGTTTCCATTACCAAAAGCAAGACCGGTTACTGTAGCAACATGTGCATTTTCCAAAAGGAACATAGAAAAGTCGGTTGCATTATGTATGGTTTGCCCTTTTATGGTTTTTCCAAAGTAATGAGAAATATCCGGGAAAACATAAAAAGCCCCTTCTGGTTCATTACATTCGAAACCAGGGATCTCAGATAATAAATCTAAAATTAGTTTTCTTCTGTTTTTGAACTCGTCAACCATGTATTGGATTTTCTCCACAGGAGCTTCTAATGCTGTGATTACTGCACGTTGTGCAATACAATTAGCTCCACTGGTGACTTGTCCCTGGATTTTATTACACGCTCTGGCAATTGCTTCTGGAGCTCCAATGTATCCTATTCTCCATCCTGTCATAGCGAATGCTTTGGCAACACCATTTACAGTAACGGTTCTGTTGTACATGTCTTCAAATTGTGCCATGGAAGCATGTCCTCCTACGTAGTTAATATGCTCGTAAATTTCATCACTCACCACTACAATATCAGGATGTTTTTGAAGGACATCTGCTAAGGCTCTAAGCTCTTCTTTACTATAAATAGAACCACTTGGGTTGCATGGAGAACTGTACCATAACATTTTAGTGTTAGGTGTAATTGCTTTTTCTAGATCTTCTGCAGTCATTTTGAAATCCGTGTCTATAGAAGTTTTTACTTCTACAGGAACCCCTCCTGCTAGCTTAACAATGTCGCTATAACTAACCCAGTAAGGGCATGGTAAGATAACTTCATCTCCTGGGTTAAGATATACCTGAGCGATGTTGTATAGCGATTGTTTTGCTCCGGTAGAAACCACGATCTGAGAAG contains:
- a CDS encoding porin family protein, which codes for MKRLFFVITTLFCIHNSSAQLFSKEKVQNLQNFDKPRLSWGYILGLNSYNFDFDYTADASANDIMVDKTVGFNVGLLGNMRINDYLDLRLEPMVTFTQRNLTYTGPEFTTLSESTREVKSTYVHIPLLLKVSTKRLNNFKPFIVGGISTSINLSSNEDNPDDNSLNQFRTTTNTNYYEIGFGIDFFLYYFKFTPSIRGVFAMSDELVRDNDPNSPYTSTIDKMSTRGIFINFTFQ
- the ubiE gene encoding bifunctional demethylmenaquinone methyltransferase/2-methoxy-6-polyprenyl-1,4-benzoquinol methylase UbiE; translation: MSEKITPYKDVNRTKKEQVTEMFDTISNTYDGLNRVISFGIDIKWRNKVVNLVKSISPERILDVATGTGDLAINLCKTGASEIIGLDISPGMLSVGKNKIKAKKLDSTISMVQGDSENLPYPDNHFDAITVAFGVRNFENLEKGLSEILRVLKPKGIFVVLETSVPTKTPYKQGYKLYTSKILPLIGRIFSKDKSAYSYLSESAAVFPHGETFNNILRKIGFIEVNSIPQTMGVATIYTARK
- the trkA gene encoding Trk system potassium transporter TrkA, whose product is MKIIIAGAGEVGFHLAKLLSYESQDITLIDTNKDCLNYADTHLDIRVLKGDATSISILREAGVENVDMVIAVTASETVNITVCVLAKQLGAMRTIARISNAEFIEKKDEVGFIKFGIDELISPEALAASEIELLLNQSAFNDSYEFEGGVLTMFGTVLSESALFVGKTVKEAAEVYPKLQFMPIAIQRSGTQYTIIPRGDTKFKEGDQVYFVTSIGGVEELYKLTGKVKEQVRNVMILGGSKIGYKSSRDLCDHKFRVKLIEKNKEKAFDLADELPNALIINGDGRNVELLEEEGISDMDAFIAVTGNSETNIMSCLVAKSKGVRKTIALVENMDYFQLSHSIGIDTLINKKLLAANNIFRFIRKGEVVAMTKLNNMNAELLEFIVKPTSEVSNNSIRDLDFPRSAIIAGVVRNGEGIIPQGDFYIQAGDRIVVCCLPKSIKKIEKLFL
- a CDS encoding TrkH family potassium uptake protein, whose protein sequence is MAKLNYKIISHIMGLLLLCNGGFMMLSTIISFIYKDGVTIEIMLASMATMFIGIVLMFLTRGHQKKINKREGYIVVTFGWIFMSLSGSLPYLFSGAIPSFTNAFFETISGYTTTGATILNNIEAMPKGVLFWRSLTHWIGGMGIIVLAIAILPLLGIGGMQLFAAEAPGPNTDKLHPRITDTAKRLWYIYVGYTAAETLLLKLAGMSFFDAINHALSTLSTGGFSTKDKSVAYWNDQPVIQYIIMLFMFLAGMNFVLSYFGFKGKLNKIYKDEEFRWYVIFVTSFTLIATLIIYFKADVSVSSIDHPMVWGEAESSFRHALFQVLSVITTTGFVSADFTLWTPFLKVLFFGLMFLGGSAGSTSGGMKVVRHLITIRNGVLEFKRTLHPNAILPVRYNKRAVSKEIVFNVIAFFILYMLAFIIGALVLGALGIDFETAIGGAASSLGNVGPAFGALNPVSNFDVLPSVGKWWCSFLMLIGRLELFTVLILLTPFFWRNR
- a CDS encoding pyridoxal phosphate-dependent aminotransferase, which codes for MASITKTTNVQLSDRINKLEASATLAMAAKARELRAEGKDIIGLSLGEPDFNTPDFIKDAAIQAVNDNYNSYTPVDGYAELKDAIITKFKRDNNLTYSPSQIVVSTGAKQSLYNIAQVYLNPGDEVILPCPYWVSYSDIVKLAGGVPVEVKTSIDTDFKMTAEDLEKAITPNTKMLWYSSPCNPSGSIYSKEELRALADVLQKHPDIVVVSDEIYEHINYVGGHASMAQFEDMYNRTVTVNGVAKAFAMTGWRIGYIGAPEAIARACNKIQGQVTSGANCIAQRAVITALEAPVEKIQYMVDEFKNRRKLILDLLSEIPGFECNEPEGAFYVFPDISHYFGKTIKGQTIHNATDFSMFLLENAHVATVTGLAFGNGNCIRISYAASADQIKEAVKRIKEAIS